The proteins below come from a single Drosophila kikkawai strain 14028-0561.14 chromosome 3R, DkikHiC1v2, whole genome shotgun sequence genomic window:
- the Vps13B gene encoding intermembrane lipid transfer protein VPS13B isoform X3: protein MFKLESYITPILLNYVAKYVKNFRDEDAQVSLWEGEVTFQNLDLRLEVLEEELNMPVELVSGHIHELSIQVPWTKLMSEPVKIVINTIEFVAKLPDSESKQRRASFQQEQRSKAQRTQDEAAEQQPKSSAPASSSSVVNKIINNITLQCNNIILKYVEDDIVVSMNVQCLNFTSAGEDWKPAMVDVHPVSVVMRKLLQISDLTICLDKRNTDGRIDVCQEPVLYRCSLECRVLRKYNAKTVSTSSTTRIGVLTKALDINVSSLQFPMMMRLAKMLIELKPAASEEEPANPNNQTEDTTESHAAQQEADPPGQSLLWRAWNMLPSFEAEAPPTVCDERMGHAFDIGIYAEELNFQLKNSEYFTDQSMGGIKRIRYTPILRISLGGLYYERSELKECDWTNVKAGLSSMCMEPMGAYRSEEQVDRNLVNTESFIDERSFIDKSLFDEHYMFADRMWCSYNYEDYVARNTDEYMLFRSPVLAFDIVEHRVPPKTNHTSHHPVAESQLRIQYRVLSAGITFHFSQSFAQKR from the exons ATGTTCAAACTGGAGTCCTACATCACTCCGATTCTGCTGAACTACGTGGCCAAGTATGTCAAGAACTTCCGCGACGAGGATGCCCAGGTGTCGCTGTGGGAGGGCGAGGTCACCTTCCAGAATTTGGACCTGCGGCTGGAGGTGCTCGAGGAGGAGCTCAATATGCCCGTGGAGCTGGTCTCCGGCCACATCCACGAGCTGAGCATACAGGTGCCCTGGACCAAGCTGATGTCCGAGCCGGTTAAGATCGTCATCAACACGATCGAGTTCGTGGCCAAGCTGCCGGACAGCGAGAGCAAGCAGCGCCGGGCCTCGttccagcaggagcagcgcaGCAAAGCGCAGCGAACGCAAGACGAggcggcggagcagcagcCCAAGAGCTCCGCCCCGGCCAGTAGCTCCAGCGTGGTGAACAAGATCATCAACAACATCACGCTGCAGTGCAACAACATCATCCTGAAGTACGTGGAGGACGACATCGTGGTCTCCATGAACGTACAATGCCTGAACTTTACCTCCGCCGGCGAGGACTGGAAGCCCGCCATGGTGGATGTGCATCCCGTGTCCGTGGTCATGAGAAAGCTGCTGCAGATATCCGATTTGACCATCTGCCTGGACAAGCGGAACACGGACGGCCGAATAGATGTGTGCCAAGAGCCGGTGCTCTATCGCTGCAGCCTGGAGTGTCGCGTGCTCCGCAAATACAATGCCAAAACAGTGAGCACCTCCAGCACCACACGAATAGGAGTGCTTACCAAGGCGTTGGACATCAATGTGTCGTCTTTGCAATTCCCAATGATGATGAGACTGGCCAAAATGCTCATCGAACTAAAACCGGCTGCATCCGAGGAGGAACCGGCGAACCCGAATAACCAGACGGAGGATACAACCGAAAGCCACGCGGCACAGCAGGAAGCCGATCCCCCTGGACAGAGCCTGCTCTGGAGGGCCTGGAACATGCTGCCCAGCTTTGAGGCTGAGGCGCCTCCCACGGTGTGCGACGAACGGATGGGCCACGCCTTCGACATAGGCATCTACGCCGAGGAGCTGAACTTCCAGCTCAAGAACTCTGAGTACTTCACCGATCAGAGCATGGGCGGCATCAAGCGGATACGCTACACCCCGATCCTGCGGATCAGCCTGGGCGGGCTCTACTACGAGCGGTCGGAGTTGAAGGAGTGCGACTGGACGAACGTAAAGGCGGGGCTGTCCAGCATGTGCATGGAACCGATGGGTGCTTACCGAAGCGAGGAGCAAGTCGATCGCAACCTGGTCAACACGGAGTCG TTCATAGACGAGCGCTCCTTCATCGACAAGAGCCTGTTCGACGAGCACTACATGTTCGCCGATCGGATGTGGTGCAGCTACAACTACGAGGACTACGTGGCTCGGAACACGGATGAGTATATGCTGTTTCGCAGCCCCGTGCTGGCCTTTGACATTGTCGAGCACCGTGTGCCGCCCAAGACGAACCACACCAGCCACCATCCGGTGGCAGAGAGCCAGCTGCGGATTCAGTACCGTGTGCTGTCCGCCGGAATCACCTTCCACTTTTCGCAGTCCTTTGCGCAG AAACGGTGA
- the LOC108077743 gene encoding uncharacterized protein isoform X2 has protein sequence MNSLFGNVFLFLTELAWKSRLTIPVLVTTAFLVMDIRLQIEINIQTGQFNPSDMDDDDAMAAHDHGTDESGSDSYTDDLEEYNSEYTNDDGNNSETSHYSMDIYDPWGSDWEAEDDVEANYSRQVSF, from the exons ATGAATTCCCTATTTGGCAACGTCTTCTTATTTCTCACTGAGCTGGCCTGGAAGAGTCGCCTAACCATACCCGTTCTGGTCACCACCGCCTTCCTCGTGATGGACATTCGCCTGCAGATCGAGATCAACATACAGACGGGCCAATTT AATCCCAGCGACATGGACGACGATGATGCCATGGCTGCCCACGATCATGGCACGGATGAGAGCGGCAGTGACAGCTACACGGATGATCTCGAGGAGTACAACAGCGAATACACCAACGACGATGGCAACAACAGCGAGACTTCTCACTACAGCATGGACATCTACGATCCCTGGGGCTCCGACTGGGAGGCCGAAGACGATGTCGAAGCTAACTACTCTCGGCAGGTGTCGTTTTAA
- the alpha-Man-Ic gene encoding mannosyl-oligosaccharide alpha-1,2-mannosidase IA: protein MYFFFFTIRRAHNKWHSTKKSAKILYIAMGILTIALMSLALTQEEEDKVKHKDPLEETPEAMRRKIKEMMLHAWRNYARFTWGTNEFRPITRRVNFGSEFGHHKLGSTIIESMDTLYVMGLYKELNRSREWIRKSFTLDRVDETLSIFELTSRMLGPMLTMYALTGDQLYRDKAIHIADKILPAFQTATGIPRRFVVPNDDQFRKRSLTDIARISEFGALHLEFFYLSEITGNPVYKDSVDGIRRLLADMNKPNGLYPNSFCTKYGRWENSRCSINRFHDYLLKSWIQSGRSDSETLQIFKDAMLAVVQNMVEITTEDVIYIPEVVDGTRTDRMKQSNCFAAGLFALGAEQTLMKHWAKYAQIGIGIGDTCHDLYRQSPTGLGPEEMGFSEEARKEIKSLQRTFYVLRPEIVESYLKLWRLSRDKKYREWGRALVLALEKYCRTPHGYAGILDVYKESSGSDDVQRGYFLGATLKYLYLLFSEDEVIPLQEWVFNSAGHFLPIKGVNPKYRLYISTEE from the coding sequence AtgtatttcttcttttttaccATCCGTCGGGCGCATAACAAATGGCATTCTACAAAAAAGTCTGCCAAAATCCTGTACATAGCCATGGGAATCTTAACAATCGCCTTGATGTCTCTTGCTTTAACTCAGGAGGAAGAAGATAAAGTAAAACATAAGGATCCCCTTGAGGAAACCCCGGAAGCAATGCGGAGAAAGATCAAGGAGATGATGCTGCATGCCTGGAGAAATTATGCCAGATTCACTTGGGGCACCAATGAATTCCGTCCGATTACTCGACGCGTTAACTTCGGCAGCGAATTCGGGCACCACAAACTGGGCTCAACAATCATAGAAAGCATGGACACTCTGTATGTGATGGGTCTGTACAAGGAGTTGAACCGGTCACGGGAATGGATCCGGAAATCATTCACCTTGGATCGCGTGGATGAAACCTTATCCATTTTTGAACTAACTTCTAGGATGCTGGGACCCATGTTGACTATGTATGCCCTAACTGGAGATCAGTTATACAGAGATAAGGCTATCCACATAGCGGATAAGATACTGCCAGCCTTCCAGACAGCCACGGGAATACCCAGGCGGTTTGTGGTACCAAACGATGACCAATTCCGTAAAAGATCCCTCACCGATATAGCACGTATCTCGGAGTTTGGGGCCCTGCACTTGGAGTTCTTCTATCTCAGCGAAATAACCGGGAATCCAGTCTACAAAGACTCCGTTGACGGCATCCGGCGGTTGCTGGCCGATATGAACAAACCGAATGGCCTGTACCCGAACTCGTTTTGCACGAAATATGGCAGATGGGAAAACTCCAGATGCTCGATAAACCGATTCCATGATTACCTCTTGAAGTCCTGGATCCAGTCCGGAAGAAGTGATTCTGAAACTTTGCAGATTTTCAAAGATGCCATGTTGGCGGTGGTGCAGAATATGGTGGAAATAACCACGGAGGATGTGATCTACATACCGGAGGTGGTAGACGGTACACGAACCGATCGGATGAAGCAGTCGAATTGCTTTGCCGCTGGCCTCTTTGCCCTGGGAGCAGAGCAAACGCTGATGAAACACTGGGCGAAGTATGCCCAgattggcattggcattggcgACACCTGTCATGACCTCTATAGGCAGTCACCTACTGGCCTGGGTCCGGAGGAGATGGGTTTCTCGGAGGAAGCtagaaaggaaataaaatccCTCCAGAGAACCTTCTATGTACTACGCCCGGAAATCGTCGAGAGCTATTTGAAACTATGGCGTTTGAGTCGCGACAAGAAGTACAGGGAATGGGGACGTGCTCTGGTCTTGGCTTTGGAGAAGTACTGCCGAACTCCTCATGGATATGCTGGTATCCTAGATGTCTACAAAGAATCCTCGGGATCGGATGATGTGCAAAGGGGTTACTTCTTGGGGGCGACTCTCAAGTACTTGTATCTGCTGTTTTCGGAGGATGAGGTAATTCCGCTACAAGAGTGGGTCTTCAATAGCGCGGGTCACTTCTTGCCTATTAAAGGAGTAAACCCTAAGTAtcgtttatatatttcaacgGAAGAGTAA
- the LOC108077742 gene encoding uncharacterized protein has translation MSLGNADPWHVRNPEIKEGSTEPTDKTDSFEDNFTPGKDSPTPAKDAESPTGHEPLPDSSDYLKLLERKLARVQKGNKLLDNLRDKRQDCMRGLLESEGVPISIFEQFLELDTPIESGRLHRHLLPVQAVNVGETVYIVDHDALQRSEEEEEAQSAAEH, from the exons ATGTCACTTGGTAATGCCGATCCTTGGCACGTAAGAAATCCAGAAATTAAGGAAGGTAGCACGGAGCCCACTGATAAAACCGACAGTTTCGAGGACAACTTCACGCCCGGAAAAGACAGCCCAACGCCCGCGAAGGACGCTGAGAGTCCCACAGGACATGAACCGCTGCCTGACTCTAGCGACTACTTAAAGCTATTAG AACGGAAGCTGGCCCGGGTACAAAAGGGTAACAAACTACTGGACAACCTTCGGGACAAGCGGCAGGATTGTATGCGGGGATTACTGGAATCCGAAGGAGTGCCAATTTCCATATTCGAGCAGTTCCTTGAGCTTGACACACCCATTGAGAGCGGTCGTCTCCATCGCCACTTGCTGCCCGTCCAGGCTGTGAACGTTGGGGAAACCGTGTATATTGTGGACCACGACGCACTGCAGCGttcagaggaggaggaggaggcccaGTCGGCGGCTGAACACTAA
- the eIF2Balpha gene encoding translation initiation factor eIF2B subunit alpha translates to MPQITENNQNFDVVKYFLQLLEEDRDLSSGIAAIRTLLMILEKKQFGTIHILHTTMREAVAAMRNTDLSIAAIVSAGELFCRFITLSLDDKHMEECRQIMLHRGKIFLTKLLNSRQVIAHQAQRFISDGCRILTHSRSRVVLKALITASQNKKSFHVYVTQGGTGNPGEEMVRELEAAGIDCTLILDSATGYVMESVDFVMVGAEAVVESGGIINRIGSYTMGLCAREMKKPFYVLSESFKFSRLYPLNQRDLPDEYKYSRKHLNDVSKVHPLVDYTPPVYITLLFTDLGILTPSAVSDELIKLYM, encoded by the exons ATGCCGCAAATTACGGAGAATaatcagaattttg ATGTTGTCAAATACTtcctgcagctgctggagGAGGACAGGGACCTTTCCTCTGGCATTGCGGCCATTAGGACTTTGCTGATGATCCTGGAAAAGAAACAGT TTGGCACCATTCACATCCTGCACACAACCATGCGGGAAGCGGTGGCCGCCATGCGGAACACAGACTTGTCCATTGCCGCCATTGTGTCTGCTGGAGAGCTTTTCTGCCGGTTTATTACGCTCAGCTTGGACGACAAGCACATGGAGGAGTGCCGCCAGATCATGTTGCATCGCGGCAAGATCTTTCTCACCAAGCTGCTCAACTCCCGGCAG GTGATTGCCCACCAGGCTCAGCGGTTCATCAGTGATGGCTGCCGCATATTGACACACTCCCGATCCCGTGTGGTCCTCAAAGCCCTGATTACCGCCTcgcaaaacaaaaagtccTTCCATGTTTACGTGACACAAGGTGGCACTGGAAATCCTGG cGAAGAAATGGTGCGGGAACTGGAAGCAGCTGGCATTGATTGCACTCTGATTCTGGACTCGGCCACCGGCTATGTGATGGAATCAGTGGACTTTGTCATGGTGGGCGCTGAAGCAGTGGTGGAAAGTGGCGGCATTATCAACAGGATTGGCTCCTACACCATGGGCCTGTGTGCCCGCGAGATGAAGAAGCCCTTCTACGTTCTATCTGAGAGCTTCAAGTTCTCTCGTCTTTATCCACTCAACCAGCGGGATCTGCCAGATGAGTATAAA TACTCCCGAAAACACCTCAACGATGTGAGCAAGGTGCATCCCCTGGTGGACTACACGCCACCCGTCTACATCACGCTGCTCTTCACCGATCTGGGAATTCTAACGCCGTCGGCTGTGAGCGACGAGCTGATCAAACTCTACATGTAG
- the LOC108077822 gene encoding uncharacterized protein, with product MHQVLSYETAVRANSSREFREYVSKRTCASLVLTIAFFMLITGYLLGNFVAERKYHIRQMTKSVIKDVDGERSVKLNSEEYVSLQELQTYQKTKGQLLVSAQVLDKLQQQDESERYLATSLNTEIFNKYISCTQDIPPNTNIAASQFIEQLVDNTVARQRHCMRIIQVVIDNHLANSQL from the exons ATGCACCAGGTACTCAGCTACGAGACGGCAGTGCGGGCCAACAGCTCCCGCGAGTTCCGTGAATACGTCTCCAAGCGCACTTGTGCCTCCCTGGTGCTAACGATTGCCTTCTTCATGCTGATAACAG GATACTTGCTGGGCAATTTCGTGGCCGAGCGCAAGTATCACATTCGCCAGATGACAAAGAGCGTGATTAAGGACGTGGACGGCGAGAGGTCCGTGAAGCTGAACAGCGAGGAATATGTCAGCCTGCAGGAGCTGCAAACGTATCAGAAGACCAAGGGTCAGTTGCTGGTGTCTGCCCAGGTTCTGGACAAGCTACAGCAGCAAGACGAGAGCGAACGGTATCTGGCCACCTCGCTGAACACGGAGATCTTCAACAAGTACATATCCTGCACCCAGGACATACCGCCCAACACGAACATTGCGGCCAGCCAGTTCATCGAGCAGCTAGTGGACAACACGGTGGCCAGGCAGCGTCACTGCATGCGGATTATCCAGGTGGTCATCGACAACCACCTGGCCAACAGCCAGCTGTAG
- the Cog7 gene encoding conserved oligomeric Golgi complex subunit 7 isoform X2, with the protein MDVSALSGPNFSPAEWINANYKKFVEENGRDDSDAASSFIRSYVPKLQLYIFNVNNAVEESSRQVVASMPRIAKESVALQGEVRRLQEKMSAMRLEVAAVQSETGECMATLERLNTKSQRLQVAKESLQESDGWGNLLAELEDGFERNDLKGVCDKLMALQKSLVAQEQLPGHAERLTQVEDFKNRLEALASPSVVQCFAEGNLEQAQHYVQIFTSIQRLPQLQQYYRAVQKNFWQQQWKQTLELQGTETQPQHQQFLTLYYDQLLEHCQRQVKWCTNLFGEECMQPFLVIAELLPALQPTRDAHILQLLKTSNERLEMLALFAQVNHSFVLHLNSLLEQSHITLPEELHRLLGEAVFEYFHKFIQQYPRLEETQLSTQVDRLSSNQATPSDGVRHLEESTRKLYEWLKEACERCASITSDLALCKLITLLNGIFKRQLESFGRIQRQIGLSLGSSSYAAQSENWSLLQYTMSQLQCLADFQQQLHQFEQDLHTRMANLANRLAKPSSRGPITIFQTCDHAARTQLLNSIADYQQKKSEATDSLGIFPQIYTTLKSHFTETHDITLNILLQPIETHLAHIRPPVEEHAASGIEMPSFSFAPQESITQIGQYLLTLPQHLEPLLLSPSSLLKQALEVCNIKYTQAIPCADVLLSLVVEQCCVLYQTQILQIKSLPPSAATQLSVDIEYLSNVLEELGLSINLQLSQILTLLKAAPDQYLTLSSGCEPRLVTAIRQMRNIISTQ; encoded by the exons ATGGATGTGTCTGCTCTTTCTGGGCCAAATTTTAGTCCTGCCGAGTGGATAAACGCCAACTACAAGAAGTTCGTGGAGGAAAATGGACGCGACGACAGCGATGCCGCCTCCTCCTTCATCCGGAGCTACGTGCCCAAGTTGCAGCTGTACATATTCAAC GTTAACAATGCCGTAGAGGAGTCCAGCCGGCAGGTGGTGGCCAGCATGCCCCGGATCGCCAAAGAGTCCGTCGCTCTCCAGGGAGAGGTTCGCCGTTTGCAGGAGAAGATGAGTGCCATGCGACTGGAGGTGGCAGCAGTGCAAAGCGAAACGGGAGAGTGCATGGCCACCTTGGAACGGTTGAACACTAAGAGTCAGCGCCTgcaggtggccaaggagtcgCTACAGGAGTCGGATGGATGGGGGAACCTTCTAGCCGAGCTGGAGGATGGCTTCGAGCGCAATGATCTAAAG GGGGTTTGCGACAAGCTGATGGCCCTGCAAAAGTCACTGGTCGCGCAGGAACAGTTGCCTGGACATGCCGAGCGTCTCACTCAAGTGGAGGACTTTAAGAATCGCTTGGAGGCACTGGCATCGCCCAGCGTGGTGCAATGCTTCGCCGAGGGCAACCTAGAGCAGGCCCAGCACTACGTCCAGATCTTCACAAGCATCCAGCGATTGCCGCAACTCCAGCAGTACTATCGAGCTGTCCAAAAGAACTtctggcagcagcagtggaAGCAAACTCTGGAACTGCAGGGAACGGAGACGCAGCCACAGCATCAGCAGTTCCTCACCTTGTACTACGATCAGCTGCTGGAACACTGTCAGCGCCAGGTCAAGTGGTGCACAAACCTCTTTGGTGAGGAATGCATGCAGCCCTTTCTGGTGATTGCAGAGCTGCTGCCGGCACTGCAACCCACTCGGGATGCGCATATACTGCAGCTTTTGAAGACCTCCAATGAGAGGTTGGAGATGCTGGCCCTGTTCGCCCAAGTAAATCATAGCTTTGTGCTGCATCTGAACTCCTTGCTTGAGCAATCGCACATTACCTTGCCCGAGGAGCTGCATCGTCTGCTGGGCGAGGCGGTGTTCGAGTATTTCCACAAGTTCATTCAGCAATATCCGCGACTGGAGGAGACCCAGTTGTCGACCCAGGTGGATCGGCTGTCCTCCAACCAGGCTACTCCCAGTGATGGCGTCCGTCACCTGGAGGAGAGCACCAGGAAGCTCTACGAGTGGCTGAAGGAGGCCTGCGAGCGATGTGCTTCCATAACCAGTGACCTGGCCCTGTGCAAGCTCATAACCCTGTTGAATGGTATCTTCAAGCGGCAATTGGAGAGCTTCGGTCGCATTCAGCGGCAGATTGGACTGAGCTTGGGATCAAGCAGTTATGCGGCGCAGAGCGAGAACTGGTCGCTGCTGCAATACACCATGTCGCAGCTGCAGTGCCTGGCCGATTTTCAACAGCAGCTCCATCAATTCGAGCAGGATTTGCACACACGCATGGCTAATCTAGCCAATCGACTGGCCAAGCCATCCAGCCGAGGACCCATCACCATTTTCCAGACCTGCGATCATGCGGCTCGCACTCAGCTGCTGAACAGCATAGCTGACTATCAGCAAAAGAAGTCGGAGGCCACCGACAGCCTTGGAATCTTTCCGCAGATCTACACGACTCTCAAGAGTCATTTTACCGAAACCCACGACATTACGCTGAATATATTGCTGCAGCCAATCGAGACACATCTGGCGCATATTCGTCCACCGGTGGAGGAGCACGCGGCGTCGGGCATTGAGATGCCATCGTTTAGCTTTGCTCCGCAAGAGAGCATCACCCAGATTGGCCAGTACCTGCTCACCTTGCCGCAGCACCTGGAGCCACTGCTGCTGTCGCCATCCTCCTTGCTAAAGCAGGCTCTGGAGGTGTGCAACATTAAGTATACCCAAGCCATTCCCTGTGCCGATGTCCTGCTGTCCCTCGTCGTGGAGCAGTGCTGCGTGTTGTACCAGACACAGATCCTGCAAATCAAGTCGCTGCCTCCTTCGGCTGCCACACAGCTTAGTGTGGACATCGAGTACCTGTCCAACGTGCTCGAGGAGCTGGGCTTGTCCATCAACTTGCAGCTGTCCCAGATTCTAACGCTGCTTAAGGCCGCTCCGGATCAGTATCTGACTCTGAGCAGTGGCTGTGAGCCGCGTCTGGTCACGGCCATTCGGCAAATGCGCAATATTATATCTACACAGTAg
- the Cog7 gene encoding conserved oligomeric Golgi complex subunit 7 isoform X1: MDVSALSGPNFSPAEWINANYKKFVEENGRDDSDAASSFIRSYVPKLQLYIFNVNNAVEESSRQVVASMPRIAKESVALQGEVRRLQEKMSAMRLEVAAVQSETGECMATLERLNTKSQRLQVAKESLQESDGWGNLLAELEDGFERNDLKGVCDKLMALQKSLVAQEQLPGHAERLTQVEDFKNRLEALASPSVVQCFAEGNLEQAQHYVQIFTSIQRLPQLQQYYRAVQKNFWQQQWKQTLELQGTETQPQHQQFLTLYYDQLLEHCQRQVKWCTNLFGEECMQPFLVIAELLPALQPTRDAHILQLLKTSNERLEMLALFAQVNHSFVLHLNSLLEQSHITLPEELHRLLGEAVFEYFHKFIQQYPRLEETQLSTQVDRLSSNQATPSDGVRHLEESTRKLYEWLKEACERCASITSDLALCKLITLLNGIFKRQLESFGRIQRQIGLSLGSSSYAAQSENWSLLQYTMSQLQCLADFQQQLHQFEQDLHTRMANLANRLAKPSSRGPITIFQTCDHAARTQLLNSIADYQQKKSEATDSLGIFPQIYTTLKSHFTETHDITLNILLQPIETHLAHIRPPVEEHAASGIEMPSFSFAPQESITQIGQYLLTLPQHLEPLLLSPSSLLKQALEVCNIKYTQAIPCADVLLSLVVEQCCVLYQTQILQIKSLPPSAATQLSVDIEYLSNVLEELGLSINLQLSQILTLLKAAPDQYLTLSSGCEPRLVTAIRQMRNIISTQYDKAHLTLQLQVLSLYKGISNV, encoded by the exons ATGGATGTGTCTGCTCTTTCTGGGCCAAATTTTAGTCCTGCCGAGTGGATAAACGCCAACTACAAGAAGTTCGTGGAGGAAAATGGACGCGACGACAGCGATGCCGCCTCCTCCTTCATCCGGAGCTACGTGCCCAAGTTGCAGCTGTACATATTCAAC GTTAACAATGCCGTAGAGGAGTCCAGCCGGCAGGTGGTGGCCAGCATGCCCCGGATCGCCAAAGAGTCCGTCGCTCTCCAGGGAGAGGTTCGCCGTTTGCAGGAGAAGATGAGTGCCATGCGACTGGAGGTGGCAGCAGTGCAAAGCGAAACGGGAGAGTGCATGGCCACCTTGGAACGGTTGAACACTAAGAGTCAGCGCCTgcaggtggccaaggagtcgCTACAGGAGTCGGATGGATGGGGGAACCTTCTAGCCGAGCTGGAGGATGGCTTCGAGCGCAATGATCTAAAG GGGGTTTGCGACAAGCTGATGGCCCTGCAAAAGTCACTGGTCGCGCAGGAACAGTTGCCTGGACATGCCGAGCGTCTCACTCAAGTGGAGGACTTTAAGAATCGCTTGGAGGCACTGGCATCGCCCAGCGTGGTGCAATGCTTCGCCGAGGGCAACCTAGAGCAGGCCCAGCACTACGTCCAGATCTTCACAAGCATCCAGCGATTGCCGCAACTCCAGCAGTACTATCGAGCTGTCCAAAAGAACTtctggcagcagcagtggaAGCAAACTCTGGAACTGCAGGGAACGGAGACGCAGCCACAGCATCAGCAGTTCCTCACCTTGTACTACGATCAGCTGCTGGAACACTGTCAGCGCCAGGTCAAGTGGTGCACAAACCTCTTTGGTGAGGAATGCATGCAGCCCTTTCTGGTGATTGCAGAGCTGCTGCCGGCACTGCAACCCACTCGGGATGCGCATATACTGCAGCTTTTGAAGACCTCCAATGAGAGGTTGGAGATGCTGGCCCTGTTCGCCCAAGTAAATCATAGCTTTGTGCTGCATCTGAACTCCTTGCTTGAGCAATCGCACATTACCTTGCCCGAGGAGCTGCATCGTCTGCTGGGCGAGGCGGTGTTCGAGTATTTCCACAAGTTCATTCAGCAATATCCGCGACTGGAGGAGACCCAGTTGTCGACCCAGGTGGATCGGCTGTCCTCCAACCAGGCTACTCCCAGTGATGGCGTCCGTCACCTGGAGGAGAGCACCAGGAAGCTCTACGAGTGGCTGAAGGAGGCCTGCGAGCGATGTGCTTCCATAACCAGTGACCTGGCCCTGTGCAAGCTCATAACCCTGTTGAATGGTATCTTCAAGCGGCAATTGGAGAGCTTCGGTCGCATTCAGCGGCAGATTGGACTGAGCTTGGGATCAAGCAGTTATGCGGCGCAGAGCGAGAACTGGTCGCTGCTGCAATACACCATGTCGCAGCTGCAGTGCCTGGCCGATTTTCAACAGCAGCTCCATCAATTCGAGCAGGATTTGCACACACGCATGGCTAATCTAGCCAATCGACTGGCCAAGCCATCCAGCCGAGGACCCATCACCATTTTCCAGACCTGCGATCATGCGGCTCGCACTCAGCTGCTGAACAGCATAGCTGACTATCAGCAAAAGAAGTCGGAGGCCACCGACAGCCTTGGAATCTTTCCGCAGATCTACACGACTCTCAAGAGTCATTTTACCGAAACCCACGACATTACGCTGAATATATTGCTGCAGCCAATCGAGACACATCTGGCGCATATTCGTCCACCGGTGGAGGAGCACGCGGCGTCGGGCATTGAGATGCCATCGTTTAGCTTTGCTCCGCAAGAGAGCATCACCCAGATTGGCCAGTACCTGCTCACCTTGCCGCAGCACCTGGAGCCACTGCTGCTGTCGCCATCCTCCTTGCTAAAGCAGGCTCTGGAGGTGTGCAACATTAAGTATACCCAAGCCATTCCCTGTGCCGATGTCCTGCTGTCCCTCGTCGTGGAGCAGTGCTGCGTGTTGTACCAGACACAGATCCTGCAAATCAAGTCGCTGCCTCCTTCGGCTGCCACACAGCTTAGTGTGGACATCGAGTACCTGTCCAACGTGCTCGAGGAGCTGGGCTTGTCCATCAACTTGCAGCTGTCCCAGATTCTAACGCTGCTTAAGGCCGCTCCGGATCAGTATCTGACTCTGAGCAGTGGCTGTGAGCCGCGTCTGGTCACGGCCATTCGGCAAATGCGCAATATTATATCTACACA GTATGATAAGGCCCACCTTACGCTCCAACTCCAAGTGCTGTCTCTATACAAAGGCATATCAAATGTTTAA
- the LOC108077743 gene encoding uncharacterized protein isoform X1, protein MNSLFGNVFLFLTELAWKSRLTIPVLVTTAFLVMDIRLQIEINIQTGQFQNPSDMDDDDAMAAHDHGTDESGSDSYTDDLEEYNSEYTNDDGNNSETSHYSMDIYDPWGSDWEAEDDVEANYSRQVSF, encoded by the exons ATGAATTCCCTATTTGGCAACGTCTTCTTATTTCTCACTGAGCTGGCCTGGAAGAGTCGCCTAACCATACCCGTTCTGGTCACCACCGCCTTCCTCGTGATGGACATTCGCCTGCAGATCGAGATCAACATACAGACGGGCCAATTT CAGAATCCCAGCGACATGGACGACGATGATGCCATGGCTGCCCACGATCATGGCACGGATGAGAGCGGCAGTGACAGCTACACGGATGATCTCGAGGAGTACAACAGCGAATACACCAACGACGATGGCAACAACAGCGAGACTTCTCACTACAGCATGGACATCTACGATCCCTGGGGCTCCGACTGGGAGGCCGAAGACGATGTCGAAGCTAACTACTCTCGGCAGGTGTCGTTTTAA